From one Paenibacillus sp. FSL K6-1330 genomic stretch:
- a CDS encoding YheC/YheD family protein: MAGRQLASKWLKTEALLTDPQVAPYIPATQSYGGDTLASMLAEHEMVVIKPIVGTGGNGVIRIQKDGTGYLVTHKRRTVHVDTLNSLLYVLGRIRLRRSYMIQQGIHLAKIQGRPLDYRIKVVKDRGRWKFRAMLGRLANPGLFVTNICKGGTLLRCGHALRLSLPHINAREKRNEMRQVTRQCIGILESRFPGIGELGFDYGLDNEGKIWILEVNTRPS; this comes from the coding sequence ATGGCGGGAAGACAACTGGCCAGCAAGTGGTTGAAGACGGAAGCGCTGCTGACCGATCCGCAGGTTGCTCCCTACATTCCGGCTACCCAGTCGTATGGAGGGGATACCCTGGCCTCAATGCTGGCCGAACACGAAATGGTCGTGATCAAGCCGATTGTAGGAACCGGTGGTAACGGAGTCATCCGAATACAGAAAGACGGAACGGGATACTTGGTAACTCATAAGAGGCGTACTGTTCATGTAGATACATTGAATTCCCTGTTATACGTACTGGGCAGAATAAGACTGAGACGGAGCTACATGATACAGCAGGGGATTCATTTGGCTAAAATTCAGGGACGTCCGCTGGATTACCGTATAAAGGTAGTCAAGGATCGAGGAAGATGGAAATTCCGGGCCATGCTGGGGCGACTCGCGAACCCAGGGCTTTTTGTGACGAATATTTGTAAAGGGGGGACGCTGCTTCGTTGTGGTCATGCACTCCGGCTGTCACTGCCCCATATTAATGCGAGGGAAAAGCGCAATGAAATGCGCCAAGTAACCAGACAGTGCATAGGAATACTGGAATCCCGTTTTCCAGGGATCGGCGAACTGGGATTTGATTACGGGTTAGACAATGAGGGCAAGATTTGGATTTTGGAGGTTAATACAAGACCAAGCTGA
- a CDS encoding NAD(P)/FAD-dependent oxidoreductase → MSSIPKIVILGAGYGGILTAQRLQKELNYNEADVTLVNRHDYHYITTHLHMPAAGTDSIENTRVSISKLIDEFKIDLVKSSVQEIRLHDKKVILEDGTLSYDYLVIGLGGEPETFGIPGLAEHAMTIRSINSVRLIREHIEYQFALYKNERRPQERINFVVGGAGFSGIEFVAELADRIPRLCKEYDVDPTLVNIYNVEAAPAALPGFAPELVEYAMNVLEKKGVTFKMGIAIKECLSGGVVLNNGEEIRAATVIWTGGIRGNRLVEAAGFETMRGRVKVDEYLRAPGYENIYIIGDNSLIFNEEGRPYPPTAQMAMQQGVCCAQNIVAAIRDKSMRKFEFHNKGTVASLGRGEGIAVVGDKKYQGWKAAQLKKLVDLRYLFIIGGIPLVLKKGRFL, encoded by the coding sequence ATGAGCAGCATACCGAAGATCGTAATCCTTGGCGCGGGTTACGGGGGCATATTGACAGCGCAGCGGCTGCAAAAAGAGCTGAATTATAATGAGGCCGATGTTACATTGGTGAATCGCCATGATTATCATTATATTACAACGCATTTGCATATGCCGGCAGCAGGAACAGACAGCATTGAGAACACCCGGGTATCCATTTCCAAGTTGATAGACGAATTCAAAATCGACCTGGTCAAATCCTCGGTTCAGGAAATCCGCCTCCACGATAAGAAGGTTATTCTTGAAGATGGAACGTTATCCTATGACTATCTTGTCATTGGACTCGGCGGAGAGCCGGAAACCTTTGGCATTCCAGGACTCGCAGAGCATGCGATGACGATCCGAAGCATCAACTCGGTACGATTGATTCGTGAGCATATTGAGTATCAATTTGCTTTATATAAAAATGAGCGCAGACCGCAAGAGCGCATTAACTTTGTGGTTGGCGGGGCCGGATTCAGCGGCATCGAGTTTGTAGCCGAGCTGGCGGACCGCATTCCGAGACTGTGCAAGGAGTATGACGTGGATCCGACGCTGGTGAATATCTATAATGTTGAAGCCGCGCCTGCCGCGTTACCTGGGTTTGCACCTGAGCTGGTGGAGTACGCCATGAACGTTCTTGAGAAGAAAGGCGTTACCTTCAAAATGGGCATTGCGATCAAGGAATGCCTCTCAGGCGGAGTCGTTCTGAACAATGGTGAAGAGATCCGGGCGGCAACGGTGATATGGACCGGCGGCATCCGTGGGAACCGTCTGGTAGAAGCAGCTGGTTTCGAAACGATGAGAGGCCGCGTTAAGGTGGATGAATACTTGCGCGCTCCCGGATATGAGAACATTTATATTATCGGCGATAACTCCCTGATTTTTAATGAGGAAGGCAGACCTTATCCGCCGACCGCTCAAATGGCGATGCAGCAGGGCGTGTGTTGTGCCCAAAATATCGTTGCGGCGATTCGGGACAAGTCCATGCGCAAATTCGAGTTCCACAATAAGGGCACGGTTGCTTCCCTCGGCCGGGGCGAAGGCATTGCGGTAGTCGGCGATAAGAAATATCAGGGATGGAAAGCGGCTCAGCTGAAAAAATTGGTTGATCTGCGCTACCTCTTCATTATTGGAGGGATTCCGCTCGTCCTGAAAAAAGGTAGGTTTCTATAA
- the mqnE gene encoding aminofutalosine synthase MqnE yields the protein MSTIVTPFTDQRMAEIVAKVQSGERLNLEDGVYLYQTDDLLTLGQLANEANLRKNGKKVYFIENMSLYFTNVCESYCAFCNFRKDQGEEGSYTLSGAEMIEYVEQHIHPGIREFHIVGGHNNHVPFQYYVDSLKALNERFPEVTLKAYTAAEIEFFTRISGLSTKEVLQELQKAGLQSLTGGGAEILSDQYRQKMKVDKANVDQYLDVHRTAHKLGMKTHTTMLYGSIESHEDRIRHMLQIRDLQDETNGFMVFIPLSMQPKNKNAGIMRRNSAYEDLKTIAISRLMLDNIDHIKAYFINIGAQLTQVALSFGASDVHGTILKERISHAAGALTPEGLTRKELVWLIQGAGRIPVERDTFYNEIKVYE from the coding sequence ATGTCCACAATTGTGACACCATTTACCGATCAGAGAATGGCCGAGATCGTTGCGAAAGTCCAAAGCGGCGAACGCCTGAATCTTGAAGACGGTGTGTATTTGTACCAAACTGATGACCTGCTGACCCTCGGGCAGCTGGCTAATGAAGCAAATTTGCGCAAGAACGGGAAGAAAGTTTACTTCATAGAGAACATGAGTCTCTATTTCACGAATGTATGCGAATCCTACTGCGCTTTTTGTAATTTCCGGAAAGATCAAGGCGAGGAAGGCTCCTATACCCTCTCCGGCGCTGAGATGATTGAATATGTCGAGCAGCATATTCATCCCGGCATTCGTGAATTTCACATCGTTGGCGGACATAATAACCATGTGCCGTTCCAGTACTATGTAGATTCCCTGAAGGCATTGAACGAGCGTTTCCCGGAAGTAACGCTAAAAGCCTATACGGCGGCGGAGATTGAATTCTTCACTCGCATTAGCGGACTTAGCACAAAGGAAGTACTCCAGGAACTGCAGAAAGCAGGTCTTCAATCCTTAACAGGCGGCGGCGCCGAGATTCTGTCTGACCAATATCGTCAGAAGATGAAAGTGGACAAAGCGAACGTGGATCAATACCTCGACGTTCACCGTACCGCGCATAAGCTTGGCATGAAGACACACACCACCATGCTGTACGGATCGATCGAGAGCCACGAGGACCGGATCCGCCATATGCTGCAAATTCGGGATCTTCAAGATGAAACAAACGGATTCATGGTGTTCATTCCCCTATCCATGCAGCCGAAGAATAAGAATGCAGGCATCATGCGCCGCAATTCGGCCTACGAAGATTTGAAAACCATTGCCATCAGTCGTTTGATGCTCGATAATATCGATCACATCAAAGCGTACTTCATTAATATCGGGGCGCAATTAACTCAAGTTGCTCTCAGCTTCGGGGCTTCCGACGTCCATGGTACGATCCTCAAGGAACGTATTAGCCATGCTGCAGGAGCCTTAACACCGGAAGGGCTGACACGCAAAGAGCTGGTCTGGCTCATCCAAGGCGCTGGCCGGATTCCGGTTGAACGCGATACCTTCTACAACGAGATCAAGGTTTACGAATAA
- a CDS encoding NAD(P)/FAD-dependent oxidoreductase has translation MTTMPQDSNMTDLLIIGGGPAGMFAAFYGGMRQASVKLIESMPQLGGQLAALYPEKYIYDVAGFPKVTAQELVNNLSAQMELFKTDIRLEEKVQAVEKLEERHFVVKTNLGEHHAKAVIITAGVGAFQPRRLEIEGAEAYEKSNLHYFVNDLSRFKGKKVLISGGGDSAVDWALMIEPIAEQVTLVHRRDKFRAHEHSVEQLMASKVNIITPTEITELHGDDTITKVTLSHIKTKETQEIEVDDVIVNFGFVSSLGPISEWGIAIESNSIVVDSRMETSIPGIFAAGDITTYPGKVKLIAVGFGEAPTAVNNAKVYFDPEARLAPGHSSNMKL, from the coding sequence ATGACAACGATGCCACAAGACAGCAATATGACGGATCTTTTGATTATCGGTGGCGGACCTGCAGGTATGTTTGCTGCTTTTTACGGCGGAATGCGCCAAGCTTCGGTAAAACTTATCGAGAGCATGCCTCAGCTTGGAGGCCAATTAGCTGCGCTGTATCCTGAGAAATATATTTATGACGTAGCAGGCTTTCCAAAAGTAACCGCTCAAGAGCTTGTGAACAATCTGTCTGCCCAAATGGAGCTCTTTAAAACGGACATTCGTCTTGAAGAGAAAGTACAGGCTGTGGAAAAACTCGAAGAACGTCATTTTGTCGTAAAAACAAATCTGGGTGAACACCACGCCAAAGCTGTCATCATTACAGCCGGTGTAGGAGCGTTCCAACCCCGTCGACTGGAGATTGAAGGGGCAGAAGCATACGAAAAGTCCAACCTTCATTATTTTGTCAACGATCTCAGCCGCTTTAAAGGCAAGAAGGTTCTCATCAGCGGCGGCGGCGACTCTGCGGTAGACTGGGCGCTCATGATCGAGCCGATCGCCGAGCAGGTTACACTGGTTCATCGCCGTGACAAATTCCGTGCCCATGAGCATAGTGTTGAACAGCTGATGGCATCGAAGGTGAACATCATTACGCCAACCGAGATCACCGAATTGCATGGTGATGATACCATTACGAAGGTTACGCTTTCGCATATTAAGACCAAAGAGACGCAAGAGATTGAAGTGGACGATGTCATTGTCAATTTCGGGTTTGTGTCCTCCCTCGGTCCGATCTCCGAATGGGGCATCGCCATCGAAAGCAACTCCATTGTGGTGGATTCCCGTATGGAAACAAGTATTCCCGGTATTTTTGCAGCCGGCGACATCACCACCTATCCGGGCAAGGTCAAACTGATCGCTGTTGGATTTGGCGAAGCACCTACCGCCGTAAACAATGCCAAGGTTTACTTCGATCCTGAGGCCAGATTGGCTCCGGGCCACAGCAGTAACATGAAATTGTAA
- a CDS encoding MetQ/NlpA family ABC transporter substrate-binding protein codes for MKKWTLALISLTLVTVLAACGGKPADKAAEPGGTTGGGAQETVTLKVGASPSPHAKILEHVKPALEKEGVNLEIVEFTDYVLPNTQVDSKEIDANFFQHKPYLDNEIKERKLNLESVIAVHVEPLGAYSKTIKSADELKDGAVVAIPNDPSNAGRALTLLSKNGVIKLQDETKLEATAKDIVENPKNLEFKEVEAAMLPRMLDELDLAVINTNYALEAGLDPTKDALFIEDKENPYANLLVARPDNKDSDAIQKLAKALTSEDVKTFIEEEYKGAVIPAF; via the coding sequence ATGAAAAAATGGACATTGGCATTGATCAGCTTGACATTGGTTACGGTGCTGGCTGCGTGCGGCGGCAAGCCTGCGGATAAAGCAGCTGAGCCAGGGGGAACAACAGGAGGCGGCGCTCAAGAGACCGTAACCTTGAAAGTAGGCGCTTCGCCTTCACCTCACGCCAAAATTTTGGAGCATGTTAAACCAGCGCTTGAAAAAGAGGGCGTGAACCTGGAAATCGTGGAATTCACGGATTATGTTCTGCCAAATACGCAAGTGGACTCCAAAGAAATCGACGCGAATTTCTTCCAGCACAAGCCTTACCTGGATAACGAAATCAAAGAGCGTAAATTGAATCTTGAATCCGTGATCGCGGTGCATGTGGAGCCGCTGGGTGCTTACTCCAAAACCATTAAATCTGCGGATGAGCTGAAGGATGGAGCGGTTGTGGCGATCCCGAATGATCCTTCGAATGCAGGCCGTGCGTTGACTCTGCTGTCCAAGAATGGCGTAATTAAGCTGCAAGATGAAACCAAGCTGGAAGCTACCGCTAAGGATATCGTGGAAAATCCGAAGAACCTGGAGTTCAAGGAAGTTGAAGCCGCCATGCTGCCGCGTATGCTGGATGAGCTGGATCTGGCTGTCATCAACACGAACTACGCGCTTGAAGCGGGACTGGACCCAACAAAGGATGCACTCTTTATCGAAGACAAAGAGAACCCTTATGCCAACCTGCTGGTAGCTCGCCCGGACAACAAGGACTCCGACGCCATTCAAAAATTGGCCAAAGCGCTGACTTCCGAGGACGTGAAGACCTTTATCGAAGAAGAGTACAAAGGTGCTGTCATTCCGGCATTCTAA
- the sda gene encoding sporulation histidine kinase inhibitor Sda, with product MAMLTDEMLLDSYHMAIELKLEREFITLLLAEIHKRNLDTDSGSILH from the coding sequence ATGGCTATGTTGACGGATGAGATGCTTCTCGATTCCTATCATATGGCTATTGAGTTGAAGTTGGAGCGAGAGTTCATCACTCTACTGCTAGCCGAGATTCATAAACGGAACTTGGACACCGATTCCGGCAGCATCCTGCATTAA
- a CDS encoding SDR family oxidoreductase yields the protein MKGKVALITGSATGLGKMTALSLARQGCHLAINYVNSKDEAEALSREIEGFGVKSIAIKADIASERELYSLVDQTEEQLGSVDILVNNAGPFIRERRLFSEYSRDEIVHMVNGNLTGVMLLDHRVLPAMREKKWGRIIHFGFGHAGEARAWPQRSAYAAAKVGLVSFTKTLAVEEAPYGITVNMICPGDIRGANKEKTIDEVSGIQDGLTPRGRSGSGEDIARVIEYLCLDNSDFITGNIMDISGGLDPIRPLIKPE from the coding sequence TTGAAGGGAAAAGTGGCGCTGATTACAGGCAGTGCGACAGGTTTGGGGAAAATGACGGCGCTGTCGTTAGCTCGGCAGGGATGTCATTTGGCTATAAATTATGTAAACAGCAAGGATGAAGCGGAGGCGCTCTCCCGTGAAATCGAGGGGTTTGGCGTGAAGTCTATTGCGATTAAAGCCGATATCGCCAGCGAGCGTGAGCTGTATTCATTGGTGGATCAGACGGAGGAGCAACTGGGAAGCGTCGATATCCTGGTGAACAACGCAGGCCCTTTCATTCGGGAGCGTCGTCTGTTCTCAGAGTACAGCCGGGACGAAATCGTCCATATGGTGAATGGCAATTTAACCGGCGTCATGCTGCTGGACCACCGCGTTCTGCCTGCCATGCGGGAGAAGAAGTGGGGACGCATCATCCACTTCGGATTCGGACATGCCGGAGAAGCCCGCGCGTGGCCTCAGCGTTCAGCCTACGCGGCTGCTAAAGTGGGCCTGGTCTCCTTTACGAAGACGCTTGCGGTGGAAGAAGCACCGTATGGAATCACCGTGAATATGATCTGTCCTGGGGACATCCGCGGAGCAAATAAAGAGAAGACCATCGATGAAGTTTCGGGCATTCAAGATGGGCTGACCCCGCGCGGACGATCGGGAAGCGGGGAGGACATCGCCAGGGTGATCGAATATTTATGCCTGGATAATTCGGATTTCATTACTGGCAATATCATGGATATATCCGGTGGGCTGGACCCGATCCGCCCGTTGATTAAGCCGGAATAA
- a CDS encoding YuzB family protein — protein MSIIIEFCTSNSYFGTDKVLQTLEAKYDCQVIEYGCLTNCGQCYLMPFAYVDGEWVEAPTAEELLDVVIAKLESFQDSEEES, from the coding sequence ATGTCCATAATCATTGAGTTTTGCACAAGCAATTCCTATTTTGGCACGGATAAAGTTCTACAGACGCTTGAAGCCAAGTATGATTGTCAGGTCATCGAATACGGCTGCCTGACCAACTGCGGCCAGTGCTACCTGATGCCCTTCGCTTATGTGGATGGCGAATGGGTCGAGGCTCCCACGGCTGAAGAACTGCTTGACGTTGTCATAGCCAAACTGGAAAGCTTTCAGGACAGCGAAGAGGAAAGCTGA
- a CDS encoding methionine ABC transporter ATP-binding protein: MIELKQLTKQYGKAGTLTTALSELDLSIEKGEIFGVIGHSGAGKSTLIRCINLLERPTSGEVWVNGKNLTSLGKKQLQTERRKIGMIFQHFNLLSSATVYDNIAFPLRLIKTPKAEMERKVSELLALVGLEAHRDKYPSQLSGGQKQRVGIARALASDPEVLLCDEATSALDPQTTDSILRLLLDINKKFHLTIVLITHEMHVIQSICDRVAVIHQGGIVEQGPVTEVFLKPKHEVTQEFIRQEMDSGEALRLAIQGQANGPSRAVQITFLGSKTYESILSHTVHETGVNFAILQGTISTIKETPYGQLIVRFEGEERAIEDTIRKLLEQGLDVEVIH; this comes from the coding sequence TTGATTGAGCTCAAGCAATTGACGAAGCAGTACGGAAAAGCCGGAACCTTAACCACTGCGTTGTCCGAATTGGATTTGTCGATTGAAAAAGGAGAAATCTTCGGAGTCATCGGACACTCCGGTGCAGGTAAAAGTACATTGATCCGTTGTATCAATTTGTTGGAGCGTCCCACCTCGGGCGAGGTGTGGGTGAACGGTAAGAACTTAACGTCGCTTGGCAAGAAGCAGCTTCAGACGGAACGCCGCAAAATCGGCATGATTTTTCAGCACTTTAACTTGTTATCTTCCGCGACGGTGTACGATAACATTGCGTTTCCGCTGCGTCTGATCAAGACACCAAAGGCTGAAATGGAACGCAAGGTATCCGAACTGTTGGCTTTGGTCGGCTTGGAGGCACATCGGGACAAATACCCGTCCCAGCTATCAGGCGGGCAGAAGCAGCGGGTCGGCATAGCCAGAGCGCTCGCAAGCGATCCCGAAGTGCTGCTGTGCGACGAGGCCACTTCGGCGCTTGACCCGCAGACGACCGATTCGATCCTGCGCCTGCTGCTGGACATTAATAAAAAGTTTCATCTGACGATCGTGCTGATTACCCATGAGATGCATGTGATTCAGAGCATATGCGACCGGGTCGCCGTCATTCATCAGGGCGGCATTGTGGAGCAAGGGCCGGTAACGGAAGTGTTCCTGAAGCCGAAGCATGAAGTGACCCAGGAATTTATCCGCCAGGAGATGGACAGCGGCGAAGCGCTGCGGCTGGCCATTCAGGGCCAGGCGAACGGACCTTCGAGGGCGGTGCAGATTACGTTCCTTGGATCGAAAACGTACGAATCGATTCTGTCCCATACCGTTCATGAGACGGGCGTGAATTTTGCAATTCTGCAGGGCACGATCTCCACGATCAAAGAAACGCCGTATGGCCAGCTCATCGTCCGTTTCGAAGGGGAAGAGCGTGCCATAGAAGATACGATCCGGAAGCTGCTGGAACAAGGATTAGACGTGGAGGTGATTCATTAA
- a CDS encoding methionine ABC transporter permease, translating to MFGLDFTQIDWKEIWTATLDTLRMLGASALFSFIIGLPVGVLLYMAARSTSGLVRFGYTILSFIVNILRSVPFIILIVAMIPITKSLVGVSYGVLGTIPPLVIGAAPFFARLVETALNEVDKGVIEAAHAMGSSTSQIVWRVLLPEARPGLLAGMTITIVTLVSYTAMSGQVGGGGLGDLAIKYGYYRYETEIMILAVVLMIVLVQLLQMAGDRLVRHFTRK from the coding sequence ATGTTCGGGCTTGATTTTACCCAGATCGACTGGAAAGAGATATGGACGGCAACATTGGATACCCTTCGGATGCTGGGGGCTTCGGCATTGTTCAGTTTCATCATCGGACTGCCGGTTGGCGTGCTGCTCTACATGGCTGCAAGATCTACATCCGGTTTGGTGCGCTTCGGTTACACGATCCTGTCGTTCATTGTGAACATCCTGCGTTCGGTTCCGTTCATTATTCTGATCGTTGCAATGATCCCGATTACGAAGTCGCTCGTAGGTGTTTCGTACGGCGTGCTGGGAACCATTCCGCCGCTCGTGATCGGCGCTGCGCCATTCTTCGCTAGGCTCGTAGAAACGGCTTTAAATGAAGTGGATAAAGGCGTGATTGAGGCGGCTCATGCCATGGGCTCCTCGACAAGCCAAATCGTATGGAGGGTTCTCCTCCCGGAGGCACGTCCGGGCCTGCTGGCGGGGATGACCATCACGATTGTAACCCTGGTATCTTATACCGCGATGTCCGGTCAAGTCGGTGGCGGCGGTTTAGGAGATTTGGCCATCAAGTATGGCTATTACCGTTATGAGACCGAGATCATGATTCTGGCCGTCGTATTAATGATAGTGCTGGTACAGCTGCTGCAAATGGCAGGAGATCGTCTGGTCCGACATTTTACAAGAAAATAA
- a CDS encoding iron-sulfur cluster assembly accessory protein: MITISDSAAERLKEMLAEQETPNMFLRLGVTAGGCSGFSYAMGFDDNETEADVYMDLQDMKVVVEKDDLKYLNGLEIDFEESGMTGGFTIHNPNATVTCGCGSSFRTATDAGKPNEEPC; encoded by the coding sequence ATGATTACAATCAGCGACTCAGCTGCAGAACGTTTAAAAGAAATGCTTGCTGAACAGGAAACGCCCAACATGTTCCTTCGACTGGGTGTCACTGCCGGCGGTTGCAGTGGTTTTTCATATGCAATGGGCTTTGACGATAATGAAACGGAAGCTGACGTATATATGGATCTGCAGGATATGAAGGTCGTTGTCGAAAAGGACGATCTGAAATACCTGAATGGTCTGGAAATCGATTTTGAGGAATCCGGCATGACCGGGGGCTTCACCATCCACAATCCGAACGCGACCGTAACGTGCGGCTGCGGTTCGTCATTCCGTACGGCAACGGATGCGGGCAAACCGAACGAAGAGCCTTGCTAA
- the hemQ gene encoding hydrogen peroxide-dependent heme synthase, protein MNEAAMTLEGWYALHDFRTINWPAWKAADEEVRAFALDELNAFLEEWDAVEAAQKGSTAVYTIVGQKADFVFMLLRETLEELNAIENAFNKTTFAQFTIKSYSYVSIVELSNYLAGSSDEDPMQNPHVIARLKPALPKSKHICFYPMNKKRDLSDNWYMLSMDERKSMMKSHGMIGRGYAGKVKQIITGSVGFDDWEWGVTLFSDDALQFKKLVYEMRFDEVSARFGEFGPFYVGNLLDQASFTDLMKV, encoded by the coding sequence ATGAACGAAGCTGCAATGACGCTTGAGGGCTGGTATGCGCTGCATGATTTCCGCACCATCAATTGGCCGGCCTGGAAAGCTGCAGATGAAGAAGTACGTGCTTTTGCGCTGGACGAGCTAAATGCGTTCCTAGAGGAATGGGATGCCGTCGAAGCTGCCCAGAAAGGCAGTACCGCTGTATATACCATCGTCGGTCAGAAAGCCGATTTCGTATTCATGCTTTTGCGCGAGACGCTCGAAGAGCTGAACGCGATCGAGAACGCCTTTAACAAAACAACGTTTGCCCAGTTCACCATCAAGTCATATTCGTATGTAAGCATTGTCGAGCTGAGCAACTACCTGGCTGGCTCCTCCGATGAGGATCCGATGCAGAATCCGCATGTCATTGCCCGTCTGAAGCCGGCTCTGCCTAAATCGAAGCATATTTGCTTCTATCCGATGAACAAAAAGCGGGATTTGTCGGACAACTGGTATATGCTGAGCATGGATGAACGCAAATCGATGATGAAGAGCCATGGGATGATTGGCCGCGGATATGCCGGCAAGGTCAAACAGATCATCACCGGTTCCGTTGGATTCGACGATTGGGAATGGGGCGTAACCCTGTTCAGTGACGACGCGCTTCAATTCAAGAAACTCGTGTACGAAATGAGATTTGACGAGGTAAGTGCGCGTTTCGGCGAGTTTGGTCCGTTCTATGTCGGCAACCTGCTCGATCAGGCTTCGTTTACAGATTTAATGAAGGTATAA
- a CDS encoding FAD-dependent oxidoreductase: MKKLVILGGGYGGLALIQELFSGYLPPDVEVVLIDRMPYQGLKTEYYALAAGTVADTAVRVKFPVYDRLQIVYGEVTSIDLEKRLVNLTNNDPVEYDQLAIALGCTDRYHGVPGAEEFTFSLQSFSASRETYLHLNNLRPYGHVHIIGGGLSGIELAADLRESRPDLNIAILDRGQRVLSSFPNRLSAYIHRWFEEHHVDIHSGVSVSRVEKDAVYNLDVPIATDLAVWTAGIQPVKVVQDLDLPKDRSGRIMLNEWYQVPSHPEVYVIGDCASLPFVPSAQAAGAQAEQVGHVMKALWRDDTPKVSPLKLKGTLGSLGKHAGFGLMGSTSVLGRVPRILKSGVLWKSKRHY; encoded by the coding sequence ATGAAAAAGCTCGTCATTCTCGGCGGAGGCTATGGTGGTCTTGCCCTAATTCAAGAATTATTCAGCGGCTATCTTCCTCCGGACGTGGAGGTCGTGCTCATCGACCGCATGCCATACCAAGGACTCAAAACCGAATATTACGCGCTGGCAGCAGGCACCGTGGCCGATACCGCCGTTCGTGTTAAATTCCCGGTGTATGACCGCCTCCAAATTGTATATGGTGAAGTCACATCCATTGATCTAGAGAAGAGGCTTGTTAACCTGACGAACAACGATCCCGTGGAATACGATCAACTCGCCATTGCTCTGGGATGTACGGACCGTTATCATGGAGTACCAGGTGCTGAAGAATTCACGTTCAGCCTGCAATCTTTCTCTGCATCCCGGGAAACCTATTTGCACCTGAACAACCTCAGACCTTATGGTCATGTTCATATCATTGGCGGAGGCTTAAGCGGCATCGAGCTCGCTGCCGATCTTCGTGAAAGCCGGCCTGACCTTAATATCGCCATCTTGGACCGAGGACAACGGGTACTTTCTTCTTTTCCTAACCGTTTGTCTGCTTATATTCATCGCTGGTTTGAGGAACACCATGTGGATATCCACAGCGGCGTTTCCGTATCCCGAGTTGAGAAGGACGCCGTGTACAATCTGGATGTGCCAATCGCAACCGACCTGGCTGTATGGACGGCGGGTATTCAGCCCGTAAAGGTCGTACAGGATCTGGATCTGCCAAAAGACCGCAGCGGACGCATTATGCTGAACGAGTGGTATCAGGTTCCTTCCCATCCGGAAGTGTACGTGATCGGCGACTGCGCCAGCCTCCCGTTCGTCCCAAGCGCCCAAGCCGCTGGGGCTCAAGCCGAGCAAGTGGGACATGTCATGAAAGCTTTATGGCGGGATGATACGCCAAAGGTATCTCCGCTGAAGCTCAAGGGAACCCTCGGTTCCCTCGGCAAACATGCAGGCTTTGGACTCATGGGCAGCACCTCGGTTCTGGGCCGGGTACCAAGGATACTGAAGAGCGGCGTTCTCTGGAAATCCAAGCGTCACTACTAG
- a CDS encoding NifU family protein has product MSENTQTTVYDEVAEVLDKLRPFLQRDGGDVELVDVEDGIVKLKLMGACGSCPSSTITLKAGIERALVEEVEGIQEVVQVF; this is encoded by the coding sequence ATGAGTGAAAACACGCAAACCACTGTATATGATGAAGTGGCTGAAGTGCTTGATAAACTTCGTCCGTTCCTGCAGCGCGACGGCGGTGACGTGGAACTGGTTGACGTTGAAGACGGCATCGTTAAGCTGAAATTGATGGGTGCATGCGGTAGCTGCCCTAGCTCCACCATTACTCTGAAGGCAGGGATTGAACGCGCCCTGGTTGAAGAAGTAGAAGGCATTCAAGAAGTAGTTCAAGTATTCTAA